From a region of the Streptomyces sp. NBC_00193 genome:
- a CDS encoding M56 family metallopeptidase — translation MMVPAVLLLLGALTAVLAPRLLARAQWPEHEPVVALWVWQCVVGAVLLCFALSMLLSAAAAWQAVRGRLFAPAPHGVVDAYALDAAGGLWAAGTAVALAGGGLWTGAMLAREILRARARRRAQGAELLLRAPLLPGEQATGARLVVLEGRRPDSWWLPGPVPQLVVTTAALGRLKGSQLDAVLAHEQGHAAARHDWLLHCSRALSGGFPQVPVFAAFEAQMHRLVELAADDVASRRYGRLTTALALIGLNEDRGVFGPSPAPHAHVPERVRRLLAAAPRLSAVRRMRLTALAMLAPAVPVLVAFGPGLNALA, via the coding sequence ATGATGGTCCCCGCCGTTCTCCTGCTGCTCGGCGCCCTGACCGCGGTGCTCGCACCCCGCCTGCTGGCCCGGGCCCAATGGCCCGAGCACGAACCCGTCGTGGCCCTGTGGGTGTGGCAGTGCGTGGTCGGCGCCGTCCTGCTGTGCTTCGCGCTGTCCATGCTGCTGAGCGCGGCCGCCGCCTGGCAGGCCGTACGGGGCAGGCTGTTCGCCCCGGCTCCGCACGGCGTGGTCGACGCCTACGCGCTGGACGCCGCGGGCGGGCTCTGGGCCGCGGGCACCGCCGTCGCGCTGGCGGGCGGCGGGCTGTGGACCGGAGCGATGCTGGCCCGGGAGATCCTGCGGGCCCGCGCCCGGCGGCGGGCACAGGGCGCCGAACTGCTGCTGCGGGCACCGCTGTTGCCCGGGGAGCAGGCCACCGGGGCGCGGCTCGTGGTGCTGGAGGGGCGGCGGCCCGACAGCTGGTGGCTGCCGGGTCCGGTCCCGCAGCTGGTGGTCACGACGGCGGCGCTGGGCCGGCTCAAGGGGAGTCAGCTGGACGCCGTACTGGCCCACGAGCAGGGGCACGCGGCGGCCCGGCACGACTGGCTGCTGCACTGCTCGCGGGCGCTGTCCGGGGGGTTCCCGCAGGTCCCGGTCTTCGCCGCGTTCGAGGCGCAGATGCACCGGCTGGTGGAGCTGGCGGCCGACGACGTGGCCTCGCGCCGGTACGGGCGCCTGACCACGGCCCTGGCCCTGATCGGCCTGAACGAGGACCGCGGGGTCTTCGGCCCCTCCCCCGCGCCGCACGCGCACGTCCCCGAACGGGTCCGGCGGCTGCTGGCGGCGGCGCCGCGCCTGTCGGCCGTGCGCCGGATGCGGCTGACGGCCCTGGCGATGCTGGCTCCGGCGGTTCCGGTGCTGGTGGCCTTCGGACCGGGACTCAACGCGCTGGCCTAG
- a CDS encoding LVIVD repeat-containing protein, protein MTSMHTSRARRRSLGVAAAAAGLLTSLLAAGPAVASPDPGDLLLPGAGAPQSAATAAGEGRELAPGEIPGQDEIVHSRNIKPLANIPSTDPNQINSDMTFQGKYAYAGNYNGFVIYDIGNPKAPKKVTEVLCPGGQNDISVDGDLLFLSTDSSRSDDSCNSVSQPATEKSSWEGIKIFDIKDKKNPKYIKSVETPCGSHTHTLVPGGRNAYLYVSSYNPNDAFPDCKPPHDGISVVKVPKKNPTQAAVVAFPILFPDGGNPGGPTNPGVSKTTGCHDITVLPSKDLAAGACMGDGILFDISKPEEPRVIDRVQDNVNFAFWHSATFNERANKVVFTDELGGGGGATCNEATGPNRGADGIYEITGRGDQRKLVFKSYFKIPRLQADTENCVAHNGSLIPVGGGRDIMVQAWYQGGISVWDFTDSTSPKEIAYFERGPLTTDKLGLGGSWSAYYYNGHIYSNDIVKGLDVLRLDDWRTDSAKWVWLDRLNVQTQPDYR, encoded by the coding sequence GTGACCTCGATGCACACCAGCAGAGCGCGGCGCAGATCCCTGGGAGTGGCCGCAGCCGCGGCCGGACTCCTCACCTCGTTATTGGCGGCCGGACCGGCGGTCGCCAGCCCGGATCCGGGAGACCTGCTGCTCCCGGGCGCGGGCGCGCCGCAGAGCGCCGCCACCGCGGCCGGCGAGGGACGGGAGTTGGCACCCGGAGAGATTCCCGGCCAGGACGAGATCGTCCACAGCCGGAACATCAAACCCCTGGCCAACATCCCGAGCACCGACCCGAACCAGATCAACTCCGACATGACGTTCCAGGGCAAGTACGCCTACGCGGGCAACTACAACGGCTTCGTGATCTACGACATCGGCAACCCCAAGGCGCCGAAGAAGGTCACCGAAGTGCTCTGCCCCGGCGGGCAGAACGACATATCGGTCGACGGTGACCTGCTCTTCCTGTCGACCGACTCCTCGCGCAGCGACGACTCCTGCAACAGCGTCTCGCAGCCCGCCACGGAGAAGTCCTCGTGGGAGGGCATCAAGATCTTCGACATCAAGGACAAGAAGAACCCCAAGTACATCAAGTCCGTCGAGACCCCGTGCGGTTCCCACACCCACACGCTGGTGCCGGGCGGCCGGAACGCCTACCTCTACGTCTCCTCGTACAACCCGAACGACGCCTTCCCCGACTGCAAGCCGCCGCACGACGGCATCTCGGTCGTGAAGGTCCCCAAGAAGAACCCGACGCAGGCCGCGGTCGTGGCCTTCCCGATCCTCTTCCCGGACGGCGGCAACCCGGGCGGGCCCACCAACCCGGGCGTCTCCAAGACCACGGGCTGCCACGACATCACCGTGCTGCCCTCCAAGGACCTCGCCGCCGGCGCCTGCATGGGCGACGGCATCCTCTTCGACATCAGCAAGCCCGAGGAACCGCGCGTCATCGACCGGGTCCAGGACAACGTGAACTTCGCGTTCTGGCACTCGGCCACCTTCAACGAGCGGGCGAACAAGGTGGTGTTCACCGATGAGCTGGGCGGCGGTGGCGGCGCCACCTGCAACGAGGCCACCGGCCCCAACCGGGGAGCCGACGGCATCTACGAGATCACCGGCCGCGGCGACCAGCGCAAGCTCGTCTTCAAGAGCTACTTCAAGATCCCGCGCCTGCAGGCCGACACCGAGAACTGCGTGGCCCACAACGGCTCGCTGATCCCGGTCGGCGGCGGCCGCGACATCATGGTCCAGGCCTGGTACCAAGGCGGCATCTCCGTCTGGGACTTCACCGATTCCACCAGCCCGAAGGAGATCGCCTACTTCGAGCGGGGCCCGCTGACCACCGACAAGCTCGGCCTCGGCGGATCCTGGTCCGCGTACTACTACAACGGGCACATCTACTCGAACGACATCGTCAAGGGCCTCGACGTGCTGCGGCTCGACGACTGGCGCACCGACAGTGCCAAGTGGGTGTGGCTGGACCGGCTCAACGTGCAGACCCAGCCCGACTACCGCTGA
- a CDS encoding phosphatase PAP2 family protein, translated as MRNAHVRLPAPRACALFAVALAALASIVLTVLVATGWAPLLSFDGRIARDLHAYAVSRPGVTGPVRVLSDWVWDPWTMRALAGAACLWLWWRGNGRCALRIALATLAASAVSQGLKFWVGRERPVWPDPIVSADYAAYPSGHAMTAMVVCGLLVWLVAHGPARPFSDRVPGSPSRTLSRSSFRPGGRSLAAVALLLAAVSVLGVGFTRIYLGVHWFSDVLGGWLLGAVIVALAVSDGACSGRSPVSPRAGGPAR; from the coding sequence ATGCGGAACGCTCACGTACGGTTGCCGGCCCCACGGGCGTGCGCGCTGTTCGCCGTGGCGCTCGCCGCGCTCGCGTCGATCGTGCTGACGGTCCTGGTGGCCACCGGCTGGGCTCCGCTGCTGTCCTTCGACGGCCGGATCGCGCGGGATCTGCACGCCTACGCCGTCTCCCGTCCCGGGGTCACCGGGCCGGTGCGGGTGCTCAGCGACTGGGTCTGGGACCCCTGGACCATGCGGGCCCTGGCGGGCGCGGCCTGCCTGTGGCTGTGGTGGCGGGGCAACGGCCGGTGCGCGCTGCGGATCGCCCTGGCCACCCTCGCGGCCTCGGCGGTGAGTCAGGGGCTGAAGTTCTGGGTGGGACGGGAGCGGCCGGTATGGCCGGATCCGATCGTCTCCGCGGACTACGCCGCCTATCCGTCGGGGCACGCCATGACGGCGATGGTCGTCTGCGGCCTGCTCGTGTGGCTGGTCGCGCACGGTCCGGCGCGGCCGTTCTCCGACCGGGTCCCCGGGTCGCCCTCCCGCACGCTCTCCCGCTCGTCCTTCCGCCCGGGCGGGCGGTCACTCGCGGCCGTGGCGCTGCTCCTGGCCGCGGTCTCGGTCCTCGGGGTCGGCTTCACCCGGATCTACCTGGGCGTCCACTGGTTCTCGGACGTCCTGGGGGGCTGGTTGCTCGGTGCGGTGATCGTGGCGCTCGCGGTCTCGGACGGTGCCTGCTCTGGGCGATCCCCCGTGTCGCCCAGAGCAGGCGGTCCGGCGCGCTGA
- a CDS encoding IS481 family transposase — translation MSHRNARLTVHGRRILVERVLAGRPVAHVAAEMGISRPTAHKWVRRWRTEGHAGLHDRSSRPRTTPHRTRPAVEARVCDLRRSRKLGPARIGPILGLPASTVHRILTRHGLGRLAWLDRPTGEPIRRYERARPGELVHVDIKKLGNIPDGGGWRVVGRAAGDRNRQATTDQRRSSTPVIGYSYIHSAVDDHSRLAYSEVLANERKETATGFWQRANAFFAAHGITVERVLTDNGACYKSKLFTRTLTAAGIAHKRTRPYRPQTNGKVERFNRTLLEEWAYQRPYTSSTERTAALTDFLHTYNHHRCHTALGGHPPISRVNNAAGQYT, via the coding sequence GTGTCACACCGTAATGCCCGCCTGACCGTTCACGGCAGGCGGATCCTGGTCGAACGTGTCCTGGCCGGGCGGCCGGTGGCGCATGTCGCTGCCGAGATGGGCATATCAAGGCCCACGGCCCACAAGTGGGTCCGCCGCTGGCGGACTGAAGGCCATGCGGGACTCCACGACCGTTCCAGCCGCCCGCGCACGACCCCGCACCGCACTCGCCCCGCGGTCGAAGCCCGAGTCTGTGACCTGCGCAGGAGCCGAAAGCTCGGGCCGGCCCGGATCGGCCCGATCCTGGGCCTGCCCGCCTCGACCGTGCACCGGATTTTGACCCGTCACGGCTTGGGCCGCCTGGCCTGGCTGGACCGGCCCACCGGAGAGCCGATCCGCCGCTACGAACGCGCTCGACCGGGCGAACTCGTCCACGTCGACATCAAGAAACTCGGCAACATCCCCGACGGCGGCGGATGGCGCGTGGTGGGCCGAGCCGCAGGCGACCGTAACCGCCAGGCCACTACCGACCAGCGCAGAAGCAGCACGCCGGTGATCGGCTACTCCTACATCCACTCCGCCGTCGACGATCACTCCCGCCTCGCCTACAGCGAAGTCCTGGCCAACGAGCGCAAGGAGACCGCCACCGGGTTCTGGCAGCGGGCCAACGCCTTCTTCGCCGCCCACGGCATCACCGTCGAGCGCGTCCTGACCGACAACGGCGCCTGCTACAAATCCAAGCTCTTCACCAGGACCCTCACCGCGGCCGGCATCGCCCACAAAAGAACCCGGCCCTACCGGCCACAGACCAACGGCAAAGTCGAACGCTTCAACCGCACCCTGCTCGAGGAGTGGGCCTACCAACGGCCCTACACCTCCAGCACCGAGCGGACAGCAGCCCTGACAGACTTCCTGCACACCTACAACCACCACCGCTGCCACACCGCACTGGGCGGACACCCGCCCATCAGCCGTGTGAACAACGCTGCGGGTCAATACACCTAG
- a CDS encoding IS630 family transposase, with the protein MGDTRLPPVVLSEDERLTLESWARRRSTAQGLAQRAQIVLACARGWNNTVVAARLNTERKTVARWRTRFLRDRLDGLSDEPRPGVPRTITDAQVEEVVVRTLEQTPAGGTHWSKRELAKVVGISPASVLRIWHAFGLQPWRTETFKISPDPLLIDKIRDVVGLYLAPPANAAVFAVDEKPQIQALERTAPVLPMLPGVPERRTFDYVRHGTVDLFAALNTATGKVITKLSARHRAVDFRDFLDEIDRQTDPCLAVHVICDNLSAHKAPVVHQWLLAHPRFQLHFTPTYSSWINQVERWFAELERRCLERGVFCSLDDLKTALEGWIEVWNDEARPFKWTKTADQILDRICRYCDRISRPDH; encoded by the coding sequence ATGGGCGATACCAGGCTGCCACCCGTGGTGCTGTCGGAGGACGAGCGGCTGACGTTGGAGAGCTGGGCCAGGCGGCGTTCGACGGCGCAGGGCCTGGCCCAGCGCGCGCAGATCGTGCTGGCGTGCGCGCGAGGGTGGAACAACACCGTGGTGGCCGCACGGCTGAACACAGAGCGCAAAACGGTGGCCAGATGGCGGACGCGGTTCCTGCGGGACCGACTGGACGGCCTGTCCGACGAGCCGCGGCCCGGGGTGCCGCGGACCATCACCGACGCCCAGGTGGAAGAGGTGGTGGTCCGCACCCTCGAGCAGACACCCGCGGGCGGGACGCACTGGTCGAAGCGGGAGCTCGCCAAGGTCGTGGGGATCTCGCCCGCGAGTGTGCTGCGGATCTGGCACGCCTTCGGCTTGCAGCCGTGGCGGACCGAGACCTTCAAGATCTCCCCGGACCCTCTGCTGATCGACAAGATCCGTGATGTCGTCGGCCTCTACCTCGCCCCGCCGGCCAACGCGGCGGTGTTCGCGGTGGACGAGAAACCCCAGATCCAGGCCCTGGAGCGGACCGCGCCGGTGCTGCCGATGCTACCCGGAGTCCCCGAACGGCGGACCTTCGACTACGTCCGCCACGGCACCGTCGACCTGTTCGCCGCCCTGAACACCGCCACCGGCAAGGTGATCACGAAACTGTCCGCGCGGCACCGGGCCGTGGACTTCCGTGATTTCCTCGACGAGATCGACCGCCAGACCGATCCGTGCCTGGCGGTCCACGTCATCTGCGACAACCTTTCCGCCCACAAGGCACCGGTGGTGCACCAGTGGCTGCTGGCGCATCCCCGGTTCCAGCTGCACTTCACGCCGACGTATTCGTCGTGGATCAACCAGGTCGAGCGGTGGTTCGCCGAACTGGAACGACGCTGCCTCGAACGCGGCGTGTTCTGCTCACTCGACGACCTCAAGACCGCACTCGAGGGCTGGATCGAGGTCTGGAACGACGAGGCCAGGCCCTTCAAGTGGACCAAGACCGCCGACCAGATCCTCGACCGAATCTGCCGCTACTGCGACAGGATCTCCAGACCAGATCACTAG
- a CDS encoding FAD-dependent oxidoreductase: MLRIAVVGSGPSGVYAAQTLVQQREVPGIRVDVLDRLPAPYGLVRYGVAPDHEKIKSLQGSLRTVLEDERIRFLGNVEVGGDALPTARLLELYHAVVYCVGAARDRMLGIPGEDLAGVHSATAFVSWYSGHPDAAAEAFGLPGVDAAIVVGAGNVAVDVTRILARGVPELAPTDMPQPALGALGASGVRAVHMVARRGPSQGKFTTKELRELGTLPGVDALADPAELALDPAYADPGAALPAVNRRNVEVLRGWAAAPASGGDRRIALRFFLRPVEVLGGPDGRVTGMRFERTAPDGLGGVTGTGVYEDVPAQLVLRSVGYQGVPLDGLPFDERRGTVPHAAGRVLREGRASVGEYVAGWIKRGPTGVIGTNRPCAKETASSLLQDAGALARRDRERDPLEALHEAGLRPVRWPGWLAIETAEAELGRSLGRRSVKIPDWEGLLAAAGGTD; this comes from the coding sequence GTGCTTCGTATCGCCGTCGTCGGATCGGGCCCCAGTGGGGTCTACGCCGCACAGACACTCGTACAGCAGCGTGAGGTGCCGGGGATCCGGGTCGACGTGCTCGACCGGCTGCCGGCGCCGTACGGGCTCGTGCGCTACGGGGTGGCCCCCGACCACGAGAAGATCAAGTCCCTTCAGGGCAGCCTGCGCACCGTGCTGGAGGACGAGCGGATCCGCTTCCTCGGGAACGTCGAGGTCGGCGGGGACGCCCTGCCCACCGCCCGGCTGCTGGAGCTGTACCACGCGGTGGTCTACTGCGTCGGCGCGGCCCGGGACCGGATGCTCGGCATCCCCGGCGAGGACCTCGCCGGGGTGCATTCCGCCACGGCCTTCGTCTCCTGGTACAGCGGCCATCCGGACGCCGCGGCCGAGGCCTTCGGGCTGCCCGGGGTGGATGCGGCGATCGTGGTCGGCGCCGGGAACGTGGCGGTCGACGTCACCCGGATCCTGGCCCGGGGCGTACCGGAGCTGGCCCCGACCGACATGCCGCAGCCGGCCCTGGGGGCGCTCGGCGCCAGCGGGGTGCGCGCGGTCCACATGGTGGCCCGGCGCGGGCCCTCCCAGGGCAAGTTCACCACCAAGGAGCTGCGCGAGCTGGGCACCCTGCCGGGCGTCGACGCCCTGGCCGACCCGGCGGAACTGGCCCTGGACCCGGCGTACGCGGACCCGGGCGCGGCCCTGCCCGCCGTGAACCGGCGCAACGTGGAGGTGCTGCGCGGCTGGGCGGCGGCTCCGGCGAGCGGCGGGGACCGGCGGATCGCGCTGCGGTTCTTCCTGCGCCCGGTGGAGGTGCTCGGCGGGCCGGACGGCCGGGTCACCGGAATGCGGTTCGAGAGGACGGCCCCCGACGGCCTGGGCGGGGTCACCGGCACGGGGGTCTACGAGGACGTCCCGGCCCAGTTGGTGCTGCGCTCGGTGGGGTACCAGGGCGTCCCGCTGGACGGGCTGCCCTTCGACGAGCGGCGCGGTACGGTCCCGCACGCGGCGGGCCGGGTGCTCCGGGAGGGCCGCGCCTCCGTCGGCGAGTACGTGGCGGGCTGGATCAAGCGCGGCCCGACCGGGGTCATCGGCACCAACCGGCCCTGCGCGAAGGAGACGGCCTCCTCGCTGCTCCAGGACGCCGGGGCGCTGGCCCGGCGCGACCGGGAGCGGGATCCGCTGGAGGCCCTGCACGAGGCCGGGCTGCGACCCGTCCGGTGGCCGGGGTGGCTGGCCATCGAGACGGCGGAGGCGGAGCTGGGGCGGTCCCTGGGCCGGCGTTCCGTCAAGATCCCGGACTGGGAGGGCCTGCTGGCGGCGGCCGGCGGCACCGACTGA
- a CDS encoding NADH:flavin oxidoreductase/NADH oxidase, whose protein sequence is MSAVPASFAALFQPWTIRSVTVPNRVWMAAMCQYSADPTGPDTGVANYWHFAHYAARATGGTGLIIQEATAVSPEGRISPYDLGIWNDTQVEALRRITSFLKGQGAVPGIQIAHAGRKASTDRTWKGGQPVGPEAHGWQPSAPSPVPFSADHQVPHELTVGEIRDVVEQFAAAARRSLDAGYQVVEIHGAHGYLIGEFLSPHSNKRTDEYGGSFENRTRLALEVVDAVRAVWPEELPLFFRISATDWLGEDGWTADETVRLAVLLEQHGVDLLDVSTGGLAPGVTIPVGPGYQVPFAARVKAETTLPVAAVGLITEPEQAEKILANGEADAVLLGRELLRDPFWARRAAVELGSEIRTPVQYHRSW, encoded by the coding sequence ATGAGTGCTGTCCCCGCATCTTTCGCCGCGCTGTTCCAGCCGTGGACCATCCGCTCGGTCACCGTGCCGAACCGTGTGTGGATGGCTGCGATGTGCCAGTACAGCGCCGACCCGACCGGTCCGGACACCGGCGTGGCCAACTACTGGCACTTCGCGCACTACGCGGCCCGCGCCACCGGCGGTACCGGCCTGATCATCCAGGAGGCCACGGCCGTCTCCCCCGAGGGGCGGATCTCACCGTACGACCTCGGCATCTGGAACGACACCCAGGTCGAAGCGCTGCGCCGGATCACCTCCTTCCTCAAGGGCCAGGGCGCGGTCCCCGGCATCCAGATCGCCCATGCCGGCCGCAAGGCCTCCACCGACCGCACCTGGAAGGGCGGGCAGCCCGTCGGCCCCGAGGCGCACGGCTGGCAGCCCAGCGCCCCGAGCCCCGTGCCGTTCTCCGCGGACCACCAGGTCCCGCACGAGCTGACGGTCGGGGAGATCCGGGACGTCGTGGAGCAGTTCGCGGCCGCCGCCCGGCGCTCGCTCGACGCCGGCTACCAGGTGGTCGAGATCCACGGCGCCCACGGATACCTGATCGGCGAGTTCCTCTCCCCGCACAGCAACAAGCGCACGGACGAGTACGGCGGCTCCTTCGAGAACCGCACCCGCCTCGCCCTCGAAGTCGTCGACGCCGTACGGGCGGTGTGGCCCGAGGAGCTGCCGCTGTTCTTCCGGATCTCCGCCACCGACTGGCTGGGGGAGGACGGCTGGACCGCGGACGAGACCGTCCGGCTGGCCGTGCTGCTCGAGCAGCACGGCGTGGACCTCCTCGACGTCTCCACCGGCGGCCTCGCCCCCGGTGTGACGATCCCGGTCGGCCCCGGCTACCAGGTGCCCTTCGCGGCCCGGGTCAAGGCCGAGACCACCCTCCCGGTCGCCGCCGTGGGTCTGATCACCGAGCCGGAGCAGGCGGAGAAGATCCTGGCCAACGGCGAGGCGGACGCCGTCCTGCTGGGCCGGGAGCTGCTGCGCGACCCGTTCTGGGCCCGCCGGGCGGCCGTCGAGCTCGGCAGCGAGATCCGTACGCCCGTCCAGTACCACCGCTCCTGGTGA
- a CDS encoding TetR/AcrR family transcriptional regulator, translating to MSPRSASVNEELRRRSRERLLQATVELVGERGFEATTLGDIADRAGAARGLVSYYFPGKRQLLQSAVHRLMHLTLEAALEREPRPVGPDAGRERLARAIDAILGLAMDRPRLMRTHMAGILQAEGFVQCAEQQRLAELLRDTVGRYGSADVDTDYPLLRALLMGAVVAVLLPGAPMPAARLRAELFQRYGLDWELGVPPDGGPPGGTFPSPRQR from the coding sequence ATGTCCCCGCGCAGCGCATCGGTCAATGAAGAATTGCGCAGGCGTTCCCGGGAGCGGTTGCTGCAAGCCACGGTCGAGCTCGTCGGGGAGCGCGGCTTCGAGGCCACCACCCTCGGCGACATCGCCGACCGGGCGGGAGCCGCCCGCGGCCTGGTGTCCTACTACTTCCCGGGCAAGCGCCAGCTGCTGCAGTCCGCCGTGCACCGGCTGATGCACCTCACGCTGGAGGCGGCGCTGGAGCGGGAGCCCCGGCCCGTCGGACCCGACGCGGGCAGGGAGCGCCTGGCCCGGGCCATCGACGCGATCCTCGGGCTGGCCATGGACCGGCCGCGGCTGATGCGGACCCATATGGCGGGGATCCTGCAGGCGGAGGGTTTCGTCCAGTGCGCCGAGCAGCAGCGGCTCGCGGAGCTGCTGCGGGACACCGTCGGCCGGTACGGATCGGCGGACGTGGACACCGACTATCCGCTGCTGCGGGCGCTGCTGATGGGCGCGGTGGTGGCGGTGCTGCTGCCGGGCGCTCCGATGCCGGCCGCCCGGCTGCGGGCCGAGCTGTTCCAGCGCTACGGGCTGGACTGGGAGCTGGGTGTTCCGCCGGACGGTGGTCCGCCCGGCGGAACGTTTCCCTCTCCGCGTCAGCGGTAG
- a CDS encoding helix-turn-helix transcriptional regulator, producing MTERDAARVLAHPEAAEIRLEGVLHALSDPVRLSIVRDLAATDAELPCSYFELPVTKSTTTHHFRVLRESGVVRQWYRGTAKLNALRRAELAELFPGLLDGVLAAAAAEQARDDG from the coding sequence ATGACGGAACGTGACGCGGCCCGTGTCCTCGCCCACCCCGAGGCTGCCGAGATCCGGCTCGAAGGGGTGCTGCACGCCCTCTCCGACCCGGTCCGGCTGTCGATCGTGCGCGATCTCGCGGCCACGGACGCCGAGTTGCCCTGCTCGTACTTCGAGCTCCCGGTCACCAAGTCCACCACCACGCACCACTTCCGGGTCCTGCGCGAGAGCGGTGTCGTGCGCCAGTGGTACCGCGGCACGGCCAAGCTGAACGCCTTGCGCCGGGCCGAGCTGGCCGAGCTGTTCCCCGGGCTCCTCGACGGCGTCCTCGCGGCGGCCGCCGCCGAGCAGGCGCGCGACGACGGCTGA
- a CDS encoding DUF305 domain-containing protein yields MDMAKVSLGRIVGAALTLGLLLPLAGCTDGGGADGAADGRPAVIAPGKPGEKARTLSPEQAAKELPDDSPNAADRAYVRNMIEHHGQALTMSALAPDRASAEGVKRLAERIAAAQKPEIGAMEGWAARNPAPTAAPGGHDHAAMPGMATEQQLGELTAARGPEFDRLFLTLMTAHHEGALKMAGEVLAAGNNAAVEEMANEVAATQSAEIHRMRAMG; encoded by the coding sequence ATGGACATGGCGAAAGTCTCACTCGGGCGAATCGTCGGAGCGGCCCTGACCCTCGGGCTCCTCCTCCCCCTCGCCGGCTGCACGGACGGCGGCGGCGCGGACGGCGCGGCGGACGGCAGACCGGCGGTGATCGCCCCCGGCAAGCCCGGCGAGAAGGCGCGCACCCTCTCCCCCGAACAGGCGGCGAAGGAGCTCCCCGACGACAGTCCCAACGCGGCGGACCGAGCGTATGTGCGGAACATGATCGAACACCACGGGCAGGCACTGACCATGAGTGCTCTGGCCCCCGACCGGGCCTCCGCCGAGGGGGTCAAGCGGCTCGCCGAGCGCATCGCGGCCGCGCAGAAGCCCGAGATCGGCGCGATGGAGGGATGGGCGGCCCGCAACCCGGCACCCACCGCCGCCCCGGGAGGCCACGACCACGCGGCGATGCCCGGCATGGCCACCGAGCAGCAGCTGGGTGAGCTGACCGCGGCCAGGGGGCCGGAGTTCGACCGGCTCTTCCTCACCCTGATGACCGCCCACCACGAGGGCGCCCTGAAGATGGCCGGCGAGGTCCTGGCCGCCGGCAACAACGCCGCCGTGGAGGAGATGGCCAACGAGGTGGCGGCCACCCAGAGCGCCGAGATCCACCGGATGCGCGCGATGGGCTGA
- a CDS encoding sialidase family protein: MTDVVLLAGTRKGLFIGRRDSGGTWKFDEPHFNAQAVSAVAIDRRGVAPRLLVAGDSTHWGPSVFSSDDLGATWREPAAAAVKFPEDTGASLERVWQLHPAGPEAPGVVYAGTEPAALFRSADRGESFELVRPLWEHPTRDKWVPGGGGEGLHTVITDPDDPDLVTVAVSTAGVFRTTDGGASWAPSNHGVSAVFLPDPDPEFGQCVHKIAQDAGDNGRLYLQNHWGVYRSDDAGTRWTDIGSGLPSDFGFAVAAHPHRPGTAYVFPLNADSDRVPAEHRCRVFRTRDAGATWEPLTKGLPAGDHYGTVLRDALCTDDADPAGIYFGNRNGELYASHDDGDSWQLLAEHLPDVLCVRAAVLHS; the protein is encoded by the coding sequence ATGACCGACGTGGTACTGCTCGCGGGGACCCGCAAGGGACTGTTCATCGGCCGCCGGGACTCCGGCGGCACCTGGAAGTTCGATGAACCCCACTTCAACGCCCAGGCGGTCTCCGCCGTCGCCATCGACCGGCGCGGCGTCGCGCCCCGGCTCCTGGTCGCCGGGGACAGCACGCACTGGGGGCCGTCCGTCTTCAGCTCCGACGACCTGGGCGCGACCTGGCGGGAGCCCGCCGCGGCCGCCGTGAAGTTCCCCGAGGACACCGGGGCCTCCCTGGAACGGGTCTGGCAGCTCCATCCGGCCGGCCCCGAGGCCCCCGGCGTGGTCTACGCGGGGACCGAGCCGGCCGCGCTGTTCCGCTCCGCCGACCGCGGCGAGTCCTTCGAGCTGGTCCGCCCCCTGTGGGAGCACCCGACCCGGGACAAGTGGGTCCCGGGCGGCGGCGGCGAGGGCCTGCACACGGTGATCACCGACCCGGACGACCCGGACCTGGTCACGGTGGCGGTCTCCACGGCCGGGGTGTTCCGGACCACGGACGGCGGGGCGAGCTGGGCTCCGTCCAACCACGGGGTCTCGGCGGTGTTCCTGCCCGATCCGGACCCCGAGTTCGGCCAGTGCGTGCACAAGATCGCCCAGGACGCGGGCGACAACGGCCGGCTGTACCTCCAGAACCACTGGGGCGTCTACCGCAGCGACGACGCCGGGACCCGCTGGACGGACATCGGCTCCGGTCTGCCCTCCGACTTCGGCTTCGCGGTGGCCGCCCACCCGCACCGGCCCGGCACCGCCTACGTCTTCCCGCTCAACGCCGACTCCGACCGCGTCCCGGCGGAGCACCGCTGCCGGGTCTTCCGGACCCGGGACGCGGGCGCGACCTGGGAGCCCCTGACGAAGGGCCTCCCGGCCGGGGACCACTACGGCACCGTGCTGCGCGACGCGCTCTGCACGGACGACGCGGACCCGGCCGGGATCTACTTCGGCAACCGCAACGGCGAGCTGTACGCCAGCCACGACGACGGGGACAGCTGGCAGTTGCTGGCCGAGCACCTCCCCGACGTCCTGTGCGTACGGGCCGCCGTGCTGCACAGCTAG